The sequence TGGACTAGCATCTGTAATGACCAAACCATTAAACCTAAGTTGTTTCCGAAGTAAATCTTTCAAAATTTTTGGACTCAATGTCGCTGGCATATCATCTCCAGTAAAAGCTGGTAAAGCAATATGTCCCACCATGACTGCCTTGGTACCAAAATCAATTAACTCTTTATAAACCAATCCAAATGTTTTTTCCCAAGCTGGCATTGATAGGTGGTTAACAGATGTCAATAAGTGTTGATCCCGCTCATCAGCACCATCCCCCGGAAAATGTTTTATGGAAGTCATAACATGTTGGTCATGGAATGCTTTCGTATAGGCTTTAGCATTTGAAATAACTGTATCAATATCACTACCATATGTTCGAACATTTGTTATCGGGTTTCTAAAGTTAAAATCCAAATCGATTACTGGCGAAAAGCCCCAATTTACTCCTACTGCTTTTCCATCTTTAGCAGCAATTTCTCCAAGAGTATATGCAAATTTCGGATCATTAGCTGCAGCAATAGCCATTTGACGACCATATGCTGTCGCTTCAAAGGCAGCTCCATTTCCTCCGTCTTCTAAGTTTGCAGTTGTTAAAAGTGGAACTTTACTAATCTCTTGAATATACTGATAAGTATCTCTCACTTCTACTGCATTTCCCGGTCTGAAAAATAATCCTCCAATGTTAAAAGAAGCCAAATGATCCAAGTATTCTTTTTCGGTTGAGTAGCCGATTGGAACAAATAGCTGACCGATTTTTTCATCTACAGTTAAACTTTCCAGTGTATCTTCAACCCAAGCTATTGCTTCATCATCCAAATAAAATGGTTTTTCTGTTAATTTCATCATTTTCCTACTTTCTAAAATACAAAGGGGCAAGCTATTTACTTCCCCTTAATTTTTTATTCGTGTCCTTTACGGGCCTCTAAGTCTTTAATAATGTCAGGGAGTTTTGTATCCAAGTCATAAAAGAATATTAAAATGATACTCACAACTCCAAATACAAAAGGTATATAAGCAAAAACAGATTTAATTGCAAACATGGTTGCTGCGGATTGAGTAGCTGCTCCTGAGACATATCCACCAAGAGCCATTACCATACCCAAAATCCAACCTCCTAAACCAGAACCCACCTTTTCACCAAAGGTTGCTGCCGCAAAGATGATTCCGTCTGAGCGAATTCCTGTTTTCCATTCTCCATAATCAGCGATATCACCCAACATCGCAAAACTGGCAACAGATACAGGAGCAATACCCAATCCTCTGACAACCAAACCAGCTGCAATCATTGTGAAATTTGTTGGAAACAATACCAATATCACACTGCCAATCAAACTAATTACTGTTCCGATAATCATAATCGTTCTTTTAGAGAATCGACTTAGCAAAATCGGAGCAAACAGACAGCTGACAATAATCGGGGCAAAGGACAACATACCAATCAAACCAACCTTGCTCATATCATTCAAGATCCATTGGGCGTAAAAAATATTGATCCCCATAAAACCAGCATTAATAAAACTAATCAGAGTGACGGTAATGATTATTAACCAGTATTTATTTTTTATCATGGCCTTGATATTATCCATTGTCGAAAATTTTTGTGCATTATCAGCACTGATTGCTTCGCTAGTTTCTAGTACTCTTTCTTTTGAATTTCCATAAAGAACTGTCAGCAATACCACAGAAATCAAACCAAGTGTTGCAGCCATTTTCGTCCATGAAGAAGTTTCAGTGACCGCACCATACATTTCAACAATTTTTAGAACAACTCCATTCACCAAGAAGGCACCAATAAATCCAAGAATCGTTCGAGAAGTTGATAAATAACCTCTTTCTTTTGAATCAGGTGTGGTGGTCCCAATCAGAGCTGAATAGGGTACCATTGTCATCGTATATACACCTGCGAGAGAAATAACATAGGTAACAAATGCATAAATTGCTCTCATCTCATCAGGTAGAAAACTCGGTGAGGTGAACAGTAAGGTGAGAGCTAGTCCATATGGAATTATCATTCGTTTTATCCATGGTCTCGCCTTCCCCTTACTTGAAGATGTTTTATCGACAATCGCTCCCATCACTAAGTCACTAACACCATCAAATAAACGCGCAAACAGCAATATTGTACCAACTACTGAAATCGTAAGGCCAACTACATCAGTATAGAAATATGTAATAAAAGCATTTGCTGTGGTAATCATCAAGTTTGCAGCCAAATTACCAAAACCATAGGTTATTCTTTCACTTACAGGTATGGCATATTTATTTTTCATTTTATCCACTGCTTTGTCCTCCAAAATATTAATTTAATTTTTATAGTTTTATTATAAATAGCATTGTATCCGTTTACAATGCATTAAATCTATTATATAATGAACTAAATACAGATTTTGGAGGGATGAACATTGAATATTATTGAATTGGAAAATTATCTATTCCAGGTTAATGAGTATGAGATTAAACAAAAGGAAACTGGTATTTCAGTAAATGATTATCCTATGTATTCTGATACAAATAGGAATACATATACAGATCAAACATATAAAATTGTTAGATTACCAAAAGAGATGTTTTTTTCAGGTGACAATTCCATATTCCTTAGTCGCCATAATCGTTTTGCCCCGATGATTACTCACCTTCACGATTTTATTGAAATGGTGTATGTCTATAAAGGAATCTGTATTCAAGAAATAA comes from Streptococcus parasanguinis ATCC 15912 and encodes:
- a CDS encoding glycoside hydrolase family 3 protein; amino-acid sequence: MMKLTEKPFYLDDEAIAWVEDTLESLTVDEKIGQLFVPIGYSTEKEYLDHLASFNIGGLFFRPGNAVEVRDTYQYIQEISKVPLLTTANLEDGGNGAAFEATAYGRQMAIAAANDPKFAYTLGEIAAKDGKAVGVNWGFSPVIDLDFNFRNPITNVRTYGSDIDTVISNAKAYTKAFHDQHVMTSIKHFPGDGADERDQHLLTSVNHLSMPAWEKTFGLVYKELIDFGTKAVMVGHIALPAFTGDDMPATLSPKILKDLLRKQLRFNGLVITDASPMVGFCAAMKRSEAIPYTIEAGCDMLLFNRVFEEDVQYMKDGLANGILSHERLDEAVTRILAAKASLGLHKQIEHGSAMFEDRKKDQAELADHSVTLVKDSQKLLPLSPEKHKRVLLQMLGNFDSNERVSQKVKTELEQLGFDVTVYEPETNFWDLETVQSFSSKYDIVLYVANIENASNQTVARINWHTLFGLGNNLPWFVKEIPTLLISFGNPYHLFDLPMVETVVNTYCNYDHFIEAGISKLVGKSPFKGVSPVNPFCNNDLLKELNDAN
- a CDS encoding MFS transporter, producing the protein MKNKYAIPVSERITYGFGNLAANLMITTANAFITYFYTDVVGLTISVVGTILLFARLFDGVSDLVMGAIVDKTSSSKGKARPWIKRMIIPYGLALTLLFTSPSFLPDEMRAIYAFVTYVISLAGVYTMTMVPYSALIGTTTPDSKERGYLSTSRTILGFIGAFLVNGVVLKIVEMYGAVTETSSWTKMAATLGLISVVLLTVLYGNSKERVLETSEAISADNAQKFSTMDNIKAMIKNKYWLIIITVTLISFINAGFMGINIFYAQWILNDMSKVGLIGMLSFAPIIVSCLFAPILLSRFSKRTIMIIGTVISLIGSVILVLFPTNFTMIAAGLVVRGLGIAPVSVASFAMLGDIADYGEWKTGIRSDGIIFAAATFGEKVGSGLGGWILGMVMALGGYVSGAATQSAATMFAIKSVFAYIPFVFGVVSIILIFFYDLDTKLPDIIKDLEARKGHE